CTATGACGTCAGAACCTGGCTGCCGGAAGAACACTCCGACTAAAGTCTGGTTCCAGACCTTAAAGATTACTGGGAATCGTGCTCAGAGGACGGTTCCGGCTCACAGCCGGCTTTCTCCAACGATCAGACCCAAGGTTTTACTACATTCCACCATGAGGGCACCACCTCCGCGCAACTACAAGGGTTAACGGTTTGATTCTAACGACAACGACCTCCTTTGGGGAGGTCGCAGCATGGAAATCTTCCAGATTAGAGAAAAATGCCTAGAGAGCGTTACCGCGGGGCAGAACCTCTTCGGGGAAGACGAATTTTTCGTGCGGTTGGTCTTGCGGTGCCATCCAGGCCCGAATCCCTTCGTTCAACAAGATGTTCTTCGTGTAGAACGTCTCAAACTCCGGATCCTCGGCTGCACGCAGCTCCTGCGACACAAAATCATATGCCCGCAGGTTCAATGCCAAACCAACAATCCCAATCGAGCTCATCCACAAGCCCGTCACTGGCACGAACAACATGAAGAAGTGCAGCCAGCGCTTGTTCGAAAACGCAATCCCGAAAATCTGGCTCCAAAAACGGTTCGCCGTCACCATCGAGTACGTCTCTTCAGCCTGCGTCGGCTCAAACGCTCGGAAGGTGTTCGATTGCTCGGAGTCTTCGAACAAAGTGTTTTCCACCGTCGCACCGTGAATGGCACACAGCAGTGCTCCACCCAAAATGCCCGCCACGCCCATCATGTGGAATGGGTTCAAGGTCCAGTTGTGGAACCCTTGCAGGAACAACAAGAACCGGAAAATCGCTGCCACGCCGAAGCTCGGTGCGAAGAACCAGCTCGATTGCCCCAATGGGTACATCAAAAACACGGACACGAACACCGCGATCGGACCCGAGAAGGCGATCGCGTTGTACGGACGGACGCCCACCAAGCGCGCAATCTCAAATTGACGCAGCATGAAGCCAATCAAACCGAAGGCGCCGTGCAGTGCTACGAAGTTCCACAAACCGCCCAGTTGGCACCAACGCACGAAGTTCCCTTGTGCCTCGGGGCCCCACAGCAGCATCAACGAATGACCAAACGCATCCGCTGGTGTGCTGACCGCCACGGTCAAAAAGTTGCCGCCTTCCAAGTACGAAGACGCAATGCCGTGGGTGTACCACGACGTCACAAAGGTCGTCCCAGTTAGCCAGCCGCCCAGTGCCATGTACGCACAGGGAAACAGCAGCAAACCAGACCAACCCACAAATACGAATCGGTCGCGCTTCAGCCAGTCGTCGAGGACGTCAAACCATCCCCGCTCCGCTGGCGCTCGCCCCACTGCAATCGTCATTGCTTCGGAATCTCCAGGTATTTGCAATATCAGTTCAAAGAAACGTAGCTGGTGACGGACGTAGCTGCTTGTTGCAACGATGGGCCACAACTTAACGTTTCGTTACTGTCGTCTCATTATAGGCAGGCGATCCCCGAACGGGTAGGAGGCGGATCTGAGATACTGGAGGCGATCGCTGCTGTTGTGTCTTGCAAGGCTCACATGTACATCCTTGAGATTTCGCTGAAATTCACGCCCATGCCGGTCTCGGTGCAGCGCAAAGAAGCAGAGGCTGCCCAGGCAACCTATCAGCAGGTGGTTGAAGCGCTGCGGAGCGGCCAACCATCGGTGCTGGAGCTGAATTGTGAGTTCCAAGCTGAGAAAAAATTAGCAGTGCTGACCAGCGAGATTGCCTCGGTGCAGCTGTATGAAAAGTCGGGCGGCAGCGCAACAGTCAAGCGCCCGGGTTTTGCCGTCATCGGTGAGTAATCGCTGTCGCTCAATAGGCAATCGCTGAGTGTTTCTTCAGTCTGATGAGCAGTCTCGGTTTGGCAACATGACTGGGGCTGCTTCACTTTTTCTTAAAGCTTCTCAAGGGGCTGCAGCCTCCTCAAGCATCCTTGGAACAGTCATCAACCCCTTCTCCTTTTGCGCTAGACGTGCGATCGCTCAGCTTTGGCTGGTCGCCTGAGTCACCCATCCTGCAAGATTGCAACCTCCAGATTCCCCGTGGTGAATTTTGGATGCTGCTGGGGGATAACGGCAGTGGCAAATCCACTCTCTTGCGGCTGATTGCTGGCCTGTTGCCGTTACAGTCAGGCGCCATCACTGGCGATCGCCCGCTGGGATTTGTCTTTCAGAATCCCGATCATCAATTGGTGATGCCCACAGTCGGGGCTGATGTTGCGTTTGGACTGGTTGAAGAAGGGCTCTCAGTTGCACAAGCAAAGGAGCGGGTCGCTGAAGCTCTCGCAGCCGTGCGACTGGAGCACTATGAGCGGCGGCCAGTCTATGCCCTCAGTGGTGGTCAAAAGCAACGGGTTGCGATCGCCGGCGCGATCGCTCGCCACTGTGAATTACTACTGTTTGATGAGCCGACAGCCCTGTTGGATGGCGACAGTCAACGAGATTTAGTTCAGCAAGTCAAACAATTGGTGCGCGATCGCGGGTTGACGGCTCTTTGGGTGACACACCGATTGGAGGAACTGGAGGCAGCTGATGGCGCCTGTCTGTTGCAGCAGGGGCGAGTGGTCGTTACGGGATCGGTGGCTACCGTGAAAGCCAAACTTGAACAGCTTTGAACGTTCAGGACTCAAGAGAAGCAACCAAGGCAGGCTATCCGGCTGCAGGAGATTGTGAAGAAAGTGTCACACTTACAAAGTAAGTGCCACTCCTCAGATCATGTCTGCTCTGCTGCTTGTTGATGGCTACAACGTCATTGGCGCTTGGCAACGCTTGCAGCGACTCCGCGATCGCCATGGTTTAGAAGCAGCCCGGACTGAATTGATTGAGTTATTAAGCAACTACAGCGCCTATCAGGGCTATGCCACCAATCTGGTTTTCGATGCACAGTATCGAGCCACACCCGGACAACAGGAGCAAGTGACCGAGCAGCTTGTTGTGAGCTACACCGATCCTGAGCAGACAGCCGATACCTATATTGAAATGACCTGCGCCAACCATCGAGATGAACTACGAGCTTCTCGACGGCGAGTCATTGTCGCCACCAGCGATCGCGCCCAGCAATTGACGGTAATTGGCTTTGGAGCCGAGTGGATGTCGACACATCGCCTTGCCCAAGATGTGGAGACTTCGATTCAGAAAGTAAAACAGTGGCAGGTCGAGCAACGCCGCAAACACCAACCCAAAACCCTCGGCAGTCGTCTCGATGATCGCGTTCGTCGTCAGCTGGAATACTGGCGGCGGCAGCCTTGAGCTCATGGATTGACTTCGCTCCACTCCTGGGTTCCCAGTCGTGAACTTTGGCTGGTGATTGGTGCGCCACAACACGAATCAGCCCCCTTCCTCGCAAGCCTGCCTAGACTAGAAGCAGTGCCACTTCAGCACGCTTCTGCTCAACATTTCTCCGTGAACCCATGACATTGTGGTCTCGTTGCCGTCGAGCCGTTGCGCTCGTCCTCATTCCCTTGCTTTCAACGGTTTTGGTTGCTTGCGCAGGTCCAACAGCAGCAACTGTGCCGACCTATAGCGAGAGCCAGATTCTACAGATCGAAAAATCACAGGCCAATCTCCAAGCAGCGCGCGATCGCTTCCCCGAGTTAGATCAATTGATCAATGCTGAAGACTGGACCTTCGTCCAAAACTTCATCCGTGGTCCTTTGGGCGATGTGCGCCGAGAGACGGCAACCGTCAGTCGCACCTTGCTCGATCCAGCCCTGAAAGCGGAAACCACTGAGACGGCCCAAGACCTGTTTAATCACCTGATTGCTTTGGATGATGCCGCCAAAGATGGGGATAGCCGTCGGGCGCGTCAACAGTTCCAAGAAGCGATCGTTGATTTCGACGCTTTCCTAAACGCGATTCCGACCCTCTAGGCGATCGCAGCTGATGTCCAAACAGCGGCTGATCATCATTGGTGCCGGTGCGATCGGAGCTTGCTTGGCCTACGAGCTGAGCGCCGATTCGCGCTATCAAATCACCGTGTTTGATCAAGCTGCTGGCCCAGCTACGGGTGCCACAGGTGCTGCCTTGGGCGTCTTGATCGGTGTCCTTTGTCAGCGCACCAAGGGCCGTTTTTGGCAGCTGCGTCAACGCACCCTAGCCCGCTACCAAAGCTTGATTCCGGAGCTTGAGGCAGCGATCGGCCAGCCCATTCCAGGCCATGAAGGTTTGCTAAAGCTGGTTACCGATCCGACTGAGCGGGAGGGTTGGGAACAGTTGCAGGCGATTCGCCGCCAGCAGGGCTACGAACTGGAACTCTGGGATCCCTCAGAACTGCGCGATCGCGTCCCGAGCATCGCCGCCGAGCAGTTTGCCCTGGCGGTCTGGTCACCCTACGATCGCCAAATCAATCCCACTGCTTTGACGCTGGCTTTAGTAAAAGCAGCTCAGCAACGGGGCGTAGAGTTTTGCTTCAACACGCCGGTACAAACGCTGCAGCGAAACGGCGATCGCGGTCTGTCTGTGGAAGGTCGACCTTGTGATTGGCTGATTCTCAGTGCTGGGCTGGGGTCAACGGCGATCGCTCAGCAACTAGGGCTGGATTTACCAATGCAACCGGTACTGGGACAAGCCTTGCGGTTGCGCTGGCCGAATAATCGTCTGCCTCAGCAAGTGATGACAGCTGAGGATATTCACCTCGTGCCGCTAACTGATCGCGAATTGTGGCTGGGGGCAACAGTGGAGATGCCCCCCGATCAAACTGCGATCGCGCCACAAGCGGAGTATTTAGAGACTTTGCGATCGCGCGCTGTGCAGTTCTGGCCCGATCTCCAACAGGCAGAAGTTCTCCAAGCTTGGCAAGGCTACCGTCCCCGACCGCTGGGGCGACCTGCACCGGTGATTGAATGCCTGACGGACTGGCCCAATGTGATTGTGGCGACGGCTCACTACCGCAATGGACTGTTGCTAGCGCCGGTTACTGCTGCGATCGTTCAGGAACTGCTTGCTGCTGCGGTGCCCCCGTCCACCGCCGCCATGATCTAACCTGACAGCTATCCCCTCCCAAGTTGTTGCGATGGCTGCTGCCCTCGATCCTCAGCAATTGATTCAGCTGCCTGTGATGGGTGCGCTACTGCGTCGGGCAGTCAGTGATGGCATTCGCTGGGCCGATCGCCTCTTGGCCGAGACTGATGGTTTAGCCGATCGCCAACAGCTCTGCGATCGCATGATTACCGACAGCGCAATTCGAACAGCAGGCTGGAGCACGGTCGCTGGTCTCGCCGGCCCCCTAACTTTGCTGGCGGGTCTCTCGTTCGATGCCGGTCAAACCCTCTATGCTCAGGTCAAACTTGCAGCGGCCCTGTTCCGCGTTCACGGGGTTGAACTGGACGATCGCCGTCATCTGCCGCTGTTGATGGCTGCCGCTGCAGGTATTGGAGTTGCAGAACTAGCCGCCCTGATTGGCAGTCAGTTGATGCGCAATGCCATTCACCAAGTCTTGGGTCAACTCTCCAAAGCCGCCATGGAACGGACTTTGACCACCTTGGGCAGTCGTCTATTGGCGCGGGCAGCAGCGACCTCAGTCAGCAGTTTGATTCCTGTCGCCGGTGCGATCGCCAGTGGCGGCGTTAGTGCTGCCTTGATGCTGGCCAGCGGCCGCAACATCCGCAATTTTCTCAGTGATTATGCCAGCCTGCAGATGGTAACGGTCGAGGTGATCGACGGCTGATTATCAGAGTCCTAGTCGAGTGGCAGACTAGGGGCAGAGAGGACAGAACCATGGCCGATCGCTACAACCTCGAAGATGTGCAGGAAATTCTGCAGCGGGCGATCGCACGATCGACAACCCAAGATGAATTTAGTGCTCAGCAGCTCCAAGAAATGGCGGCTGAACTGGGAATCACAACCGAGCAGCTCCAGGCGGCTGAAACGGATTGGCGTACGCTGCAACTGCAACGTCAAGACCAAACCGAGTTTGATCAGCGGCGCTGGCAGCGTTGGCAGGATCAAGCGATTCGCTTTCTCGTCGTCAATGCGGGCCTGATGGCGCTCAACTGGATCACCAGCCAAGGGCTGGGCTGGAGCTTGTACGTTTTGGTGCCTTGGACAATCGGGTTGGTGCTGAGCTTTTGGCAAACCTGGAAGCCCACACCCGAAGTCTACGAGAAGGAGTTCCAGTCCTGGCGACGCCAACGCCAACTGCGTCAATCGCTAGGACGTTGGATCGATCGCTGGCTCCCACCGGCGCGATCGCTTAATCGATAACCGCAGCCGATAGGGATCATCACCATTTCCAACGACTCCTATCAGTGGAATGGATAGAGCGGATTCTATAATTCACGTAGACCGTAGAGACGTATTCCTGCCAGAGGTTGCTATGTCCGAAGAGACGACGCCCCGCACGCCCCGACGCAGCCGCACGGCAGCCAACGCTGAAGAAGCCCTGACTATTGCGGCGCAGCCTGTAGATCTGGAACCCAAAGCCAGCCTGCAACTGCCCCAAAATCGACCGATTTCTCCCTCGTCGATCGAAGTCGCCAAGACTGTGGCAATAGCAGGTCGCCGTCCTGTTGCTCGTTGGGAAGCACCCGACAACCGCAATCTGCGTCAAGCACCGAAGCTGTTCAATCGTCCGATCGCTTCGAATGAGCCGGAAGATGCAGCGAGCTTGATGGGCTACCTCGACTAAATGGCCACGGATTCCGGGGTTTGGTTACGGCGGCTCCCCCTGATTGCTGGTGCGATCGGGGGGACGTTGCTGATGGTCAACCGTGCCCTCACGCCTGAATTGCTGCCAACCCAATCGCGATCGGATGCCTTGGGGATTCTGCTCAGTGCTCTGTTAATTCTGAGTGGATTGCTTTGGCAACGGGTTCAGCCCGTGCCACCTGAGATAGTCGTCCTGGATGGGGAAGAGGGCTTTGATCTCGATGACCAGCTCCCGGAAGAGATCCGCCAGGAATTAGCTTGGGCCTCCAAGCTGCTGCTGACCAATACAATTACGGGCTCGCTGCTGCTCTGGTACGACGGGCAGGTGCTGATGCGGCGCGGTATTTTGGCCCCCCCAGTTCCCGTGCAACCGGGGCCAATCGTCGAACGGGCCATGAAAACGGGCAAAGCCGTCTATCTGGTCGATCTCAAACTCTATCCAGGTCGGATCGAGTTCAACTATTTACCCGCTAACAGTCAGGGTTTGATCTGTCAGCCCATCGGCGATCGCGGCGTGTTGCTGCTAGCCGCCCGTGCTCCGCGCAGCTATACCCAGCAGGATGAACGTTGGATTGCGGGCATTGCCGCGAAATTCGATCAATCACTGAGCCGCTGGCGTACCGCGATCGCCGTAGAACAAGCGTAGGCTTTCCACATCTCCGACAAACCGCCAGTGCCAGGGTTCATAGCTGACCTGCTGGGGATTATTGCGGGGAAACGATAGCTCGAAATTAAAGCGCTTGGCATTGGCTTGTAGCCAGCGGAAAGCTGCCGTTTGCTCAAATGTGGTTTCAAGGTGAGTATTTGGCGCTTGGGCATCGCCAATGTCGATCGCGTAGCCTGTGTGGTGTTCGCTGTAGCCCGGTGGCGCGCTGACACTCGCCCGCTCAGTCACACTTTGATTGCGCTCGGCCTTGACATCAAAAAAGAGCGATCGCTGCTCTTGCTTAGACCGGAAGCCTGACAACGGCAGCAGTTGCACGCCATCCCGAGCGGCGGCAGTTTGAAGATCGTTAAACGCTCTGGCCGCAGTCGTTCGCAGACGGATGTCTGGGTTACTGGCCAGTGGCGTTAGGACTGCCGCAGGAGCGTCGGCATAGGGGCGATGCCCCAAGAGAGAGTCAGAGGGGGCAGTCAGGGGGTCGGACGGTGCTGTGACCGTGTCCGTCTCGGCAGGCGGACGTTGGCTAACTGCCCAAGCCCCGATCGCGAAAACCGCGATCGCACCACCCACGGCCCAAGGCAGCAAGCGGTTGGTCCGTGCTTTGGGAGCTGGCACCTCGCTGCGGATCGCAACGGGTACGTCATCGTCGTACTGAAAGCCCATAGCAGACAGGATATCGGAGAATTTGGGGATGGACTGTGTTCTGGCTACGGTCCGGGATGCGTTAGCGGTTAGGGCAGGTCTGACCTTCAGCCGGGTCATTGCGATCTAAGGCGCGATTGAGTTGCAAGACGTTAATGCCAGTCCCACCGATGATCCCCAAGACAGGGCGATCGCGATAGCAGTCGAGCAAGGTGGCAATGGCTTCAGGCGATCGCTGACGAGCCGCAGCCACTCGTGGAATCTGCGCTTGGGCAGCAGCAAGGGAAATGTGCGGATCCAGCCCCGAAGCCGAGCTGTAGAGCAAGTCGCTGGGGATCTCAGACAACCCCGTCGCCTGCCATTGTTGGGCTGCTGCGGCAATGCGATCGCGCAGCAAAGGATTGGTCGGTCCGAGATGTTGATTGCCTGAACGCCCCGTTTGGCGATCGGCGGGATCGGTGGCATAGGCAATGGCGCTAGGGCGTCCCCAGAAATAGCGATCGCTCTGGAAGGGCTGGCCAATGAGAGATGACCCAATCACCGTTCCCTGGGCATCAGTGAGCAGACTGCCATTGGCTTGAGCAGGAAAAATCAGCTGACCCATGCCCCAGAGCATCAGCGGATAGATCACCGCAGTCAGTAGCCAGACTACGAGCGTGATCCGCAGAGCGGGCTGAATCCGACGCAGGAGCATGGTCAAAACTTCTCGGGAGAGATCATCACGTAAAACAGATAGACCGAGAGGGCAATCACGCCCGTAAGCAAGGCGACTTGCAAGCCGGTCGGTGCTGTCGCGATCGCGGCCATCCAAACTGTTGCTGGCGGATCAAGCGGAATCGTCATCTCAGAGAATGCCTAAGTGAAAAATGACCCAGTCGATCGCCTTAATCGCTAAAAAGGGCGCGATCAATCCCCCCACGCCATAGAGCAGAAGATTGCGCTGCAACAGTTCATTCGCGGTCAGCGGCCGAAACTTCACCCCTTTCAATGCCAAGGGAATGAGGGCTGGAATAATCAACGCGTTGTAGAGCATCGCGGCCAGCAGAGCTGATCGCGGCGTCGCTAGTCTCATCACATTCAAGGGGGCGAGGCCGGCATCGATGAATAATGCCGGCAAGATCGCAAAGTATTTGGCGACATCATTGGCGATCGAAAAGGTAGTCAGTGCCCCGCGGGTGATCAACAACTGCTTGCCAATCGTCACCACATCGATCAGCTTGGTTGGATCGGAATCCAAATCGACCATATTGGCAGCTTCTTTAGCGGCTTGGGTGCCTGAATTCATCGCCAACCCGACATTCGCCTGAGCTAAAGCTGGCGCATCATTGGTGCCATCACCGGTCATCGCCACCAGCTTGCCTTGGCGCTGCTCCGCTTGAATCACCGCAATTTTGTCTTCAGGCGTGGCTTCCGCAATGAAGTCATCCACTCCAGCCTCGGCAGCAATCACAGAAGCAGTTAAATGATTATCCCCAGTCAGCATCACCGTGCGAATCCCCATACGCCGCAGCTGGTCAAAGCGTTCGCGGATACCGGTTTTGATGATGTCCTTGAGATAGATGACGCCGTAGATTTCAGCACCAATACAGACGGCCAGTGGCGTTCCGCCTAAACGCGAAACCTGTTCAAAGGCAGCCTCTAAATCGGGGGGAATCGTTCCTCCCCGCGATCGCGCAAAGCCCTTAATCGCATCGACAGCCCCTTTGCGAAACTCCTGCCCATCCGCAGCATCCGTGCCACTCATCCGAGTTCGCGCTGAGAAGTCAATTCCCGTGGCGGACTGCCAGTCAAAATCCACCTGAGTCAACTGGCTTTCGGCCAGTCGGACAATCGATTTCCCTTCTGGGGTGTTGTCGAAATAGCTGGCGATCCAAGCTGCTCTTGCCACGGCTTCAGGCGATCGCCCCGATAAGGGAATGAAGGAATCTGCCAAGCGATTGCCAAGGGTGATGGTGCCTGTCTTGTCGAGGACTAGCGTGTTGATATCGCCACAGGCTTCAACCGCACGGCCGGAGGTTGCAATGACATTAAATTGCGCAACCCGATCCATGCCGGCGATGCCAATCGCACTCAATAGCCCCCCGATCGTGGTGGGAATTAAAGCCACCAAGAGAGCGATCAAGGTGGCGATCGCAGTGGGGCTACCCAGATAGTTCGCAATGGGCGAGAGCGTCGCGATCGCGATCAGAAAAATTTGGGTCAGGACGGCTAGCAGAACCGTCAAAGCAATCTCATTCGGCGTTTTACTGCGTTTAGCCCCTTCGACCAACTGAATCATGCGATCGATGAAGCCTTTACCCGGCTCTGAGGTGATCTGAATCGTCAGTTGATCGGAGATCACCCGCGTGCCGCCAGTTACCGAACTCGCCACATCCGAGCCAGCTTCCTTCAGCACTGGGGCAGACTCACCGGTAATCGCCGATTCATCGACCGAAGCAACTCCGGCAATCACCTCTCCATCGGCGGGAATCAGCGCTCCTGCCACCACCACCACGCGATCGCCTTTCCGCAGTTCTGGTGAGGGGATCGACTCGATCGTCCCTGCTGTCGTGAGCCGCTGCGCAAGGGTCTGGGTTTGGGTCGCCCGCAGGGCATCGGCCTGGGCTTTGCCGCGACCTTCAGCGATCGCCTCTGCAACGTTGGCAAACCAAACCGTCAAAAACAGGGTCAGACCAATCAGGGCATTAAACGATCGCGCCCCCGGCTCGTGACTGCCGCCAAACAAACTCGGATTCAGCACCAAGAGGAAGGTCAGAATCGTGCCCAACCAGACCACAAACATCACGGGATTGCGGACCATCTGGCGTGGGTCGAGTTTGCGGAACGCTTCAATGAGGGCGCGCCGGTATAACCCCTGACGTTGGGGCTGAGCGAGGTGACGACGCTGCGATCGCGGGCCGCCTGGAGCTCGGTGATGACGGGGGAGTAGAGGCATGGGCATCGCCGCGAAGGGTCGCAATTAGCGGTAAAGCTGCAAGGCTTCAGCAATCGGGCCAAGCGCCAAAACGGGGAAAAAGGTCAAAGCGCCCAGAATGGCGATGACGATCGCCGTGACACCGGTGAACAGGGGAGTATCGCTGCGGAGGCTGCCAGCGGTGGGTGGCAGTTGGGGCTTGTGCCCCATGCCTTCGGCCAAAGCCAAGAGTGCCGCGATCGGCAGAAACCGACCGCCCAGCAAACTGACCGTGGTGCTGAGGTTCCACCAAAGGGTGTCATCCTGGAGTCCTTCCAGACCCGAGCCGTTGTTGGCACTGGCAGAGGCATATTCGTAGATGGCTTGGCTCAGGCCGTGGAAACCCGCTTGGCTGAGGGTTTGCGTCACTACAGGCTGGGAGAGGGCGATCGCACTGGGAATTAGGACAAACAGCGGGTGAACGAGCAAAATCAGACTGGCTAAGACCACCTGAGGCTTTTCAATCTTGCGGCCCTGAAAATCGGGGGTACGCCCCACCATCAGACCGGTCACAAAAATGCTGAGCAGCACAAAGACAACGAGATAGGCTGCCCCCAACCCTTGCCCACCAAAGATGACCTGCAGAAACAGCGCAAACAAGGTCGCAAGGTTACTCAAGGGCATCAGGGAATCTAAGTCAGCATTGACCGCTCCGGTCATGGTGCTGGTGGTGATCACCGACCAGAGAGCGGACTGCACCCAGTCGAAGCGAATTTCTTTGCCTTCCCAATTGGGGCCTTGCACCCAAGTCTGGAGCCCAGGATTGCCCTGGCCTTCACTGCTGACGGCCAAACCCACCAGCACCAGCAGTAGACCTGTCGCCA
The sequence above is a segment of the Synechococcus elongatus PCC 11801 genome. Coding sequences within it:
- the psbD gene encoding photosystem II D2 protein (photosystem q(a) protein); the protein is MTIAVGRAPAERGWFDVLDDWLKRDRFVFVGWSGLLLFPCAYMALGGWLTGTTFVTSWYTHGIASSYLEGGNFLTVAVSTPADAFGHSLMLLWGPEAQGNFVRWCQLGGLWNFVALHGAFGLIGFMLRQFEIARLVGVRPYNAIAFSGPIAVFVSVFLMYPLGQSSWFFAPSFGVAAIFRFLLFLQGFHNWTLNPFHMMGVAGILGGALLCAIHGATVENTLFEDSEQSNTFRAFEPTQAEETYSMVTANRFWSQIFGIAFSNKRWLHFFMLFVPVTGLWMSSIGIVGLALNLRAYDFVSQELRAAEDPEFETFYTKNILLNEGIRAWMAPQDQPHEKFVFPEEVLPRGNAL
- a CDS encoding energy-coupling factor ABC transporter ATP-binding protein; translation: MRSLSFGWSPESPILQDCNLQIPRGEFWMLLGDNGSGKSTLLRLIAGLLPLQSGAITGDRPLGFVFQNPDHQLVMPTVGADVAFGLVEEGLSVAQAKERVAEALAAVRLEHYERRPVYALSGGQKQRVAIAGAIARHCELLLFDEPTALLDGDSQRDLVQQVKQLVRDRGLTALWVTHRLEELEAADGACLLQQGRVVVTGSVATVKAKLEQL
- a CDS encoding NYN domain-containing protein; the protein is MSALLLVDGYNVIGAWQRLQRLRDRHGLEAARTELIELLSNYSAYQGYATNLVFDAQYRATPGQQEQVTEQLVVSYTDPEQTADTYIEMTCANHRDELRASRRRVIVATSDRAQQLTVIGFGAEWMSTHRLAQDVETSIQKVKQWQVEQRRKHQPKTLGSRLDDRVRRQLEYWRRQP
- the psbQ gene encoding photosystem II protein PsbQ, with the protein product MTLWSRCRRAVALVLIPLLSTVLVACAGPTAATVPTYSESQILQIEKSQANLQAARDRFPELDQLINAEDWTFVQNFIRGPLGDVRRETATVSRTLLDPALKAETTETAQDLFNHLIALDDAAKDGDSRRARQQFQEAIVDFDAFLNAIPTL
- a CDS encoding NAD(P)/FAD-dependent oxidoreductase, whose protein sequence is MSKQRLIIIGAGAIGACLAYELSADSRYQITVFDQAAGPATGATGAALGVLIGVLCQRTKGRFWQLRQRTLARYQSLIPELEAAIGQPIPGHEGLLKLVTDPTEREGWEQLQAIRRQQGYELELWDPSELRDRVPSIAAEQFALAVWSPYDRQINPTALTLALVKAAQQRGVEFCFNTPVQTLQRNGDRGLSVEGRPCDWLILSAGLGSTAIAQQLGLDLPMQPVLGQALRLRWPNNRLPQQVMTAEDIHLVPLTDRELWLGATVEMPPDQTAIAPQAEYLETLRSRAVQFWPDLQQAEVLQAWQGYRPRPLGRPAPVIECLTDWPNVIVATAHYRNGLLLAPVTAAIVQELLAAAVPPSTAAMI
- a CDS encoding 2TM domain-containing protein gives rise to the protein MADRYNLEDVQEILQRAIARSTTQDEFSAQQLQEMAAELGITTEQLQAAETDWRTLQLQRQDQTEFDQRRWQRWQDQAIRFLVVNAGLMALNWITSQGLGWSLYVLVPWTIGLVLSFWQTWKPTPEVYEKEFQSWRRQRQLRQSLGRWIDRWLPPARSLNR
- a CDS encoding cofactor assembly of complex C subunit B, encoding MATDSGVWLRRLPLIAGAIGGTLLMVNRALTPELLPTQSRSDALGILLSALLILSGLLWQRVQPVPPEIVVLDGEEGFDLDDQLPEEIRQELAWASKLLLTNTITGSLLLWYDGQVLMRRGILAPPVPVQPGPIVERAMKTGKAVYLVDLKLYPGRIEFNYLPANSQGLICQPIGDRGVLLLAARAPRSYTQQDERWIAGIAAKFDQSLSRWRTAIAVEQA
- a CDS encoding M15 family metallopeptidase codes for the protein MGFQYDDDVPVAIRSEVPAPKARTNRLLPWAVGGAIAVFAIGAWAVSQRPPAETDTVTAPSDPLTAPSDSLLGHRPYADAPAAVLTPLASNPDIRLRTTAARAFNDLQTAAARDGVQLLPLSGFRSKQEQRSLFFDVKAERNQSVTERASVSAPPGYSEHHTGYAIDIGDAQAPNTHLETTFEQTAAFRWLQANAKRFNFELSFPRNNPQQVSYEPWHWRFVGDVESLRLFYGDRGTPAAQ
- the kdpC gene encoding K(+)-transporting ATPase subunit C, whose protein sequence is MLLRRIQPALRITLVVWLLTAVIYPLMLWGMGQLIFPAQANGSLLTDAQGTVIGSSLIGQPFQSDRYFWGRPSAIAYATDPADRQTGRSGNQHLGPTNPLLRDRIAAAAQQWQATGLSEIPSDLLYSSASGLDPHISLAAAQAQIPRVAAARQRSPEAIATLLDCYRDRPVLGIIGGTGINVLQLNRALDRNDPAEGQTCPNR
- a CDS encoding potassium-transporting ATPase subunit F; protein product: MTIPLDPPATVWMAAIATAPTGLQVALLTGVIALSVYLFYVMISPEKF
- the kdpB gene encoding potassium-transporting ATPase subunit KdpB, whose translation is MPLLPRHHRAPGGPRSQRRHLAQPQRQGLYRRALIEAFRKLDPRQMVRNPVMFVVWLGTILTFLLVLNPSLFGGSHEPGARSFNALIGLTLFLTVWFANVAEAIAEGRGKAQADALRATQTQTLAQRLTTAGTIESIPSPELRKGDRVVVVAGALIPADGEVIAGVASVDESAITGESAPVLKEAGSDVASSVTGGTRVISDQLTIQITSEPGKGFIDRMIQLVEGAKRSKTPNEIALTVLLAVLTQIFLIAIATLSPIANYLGSPTAIATLIALLVALIPTTIGGLLSAIGIAGMDRVAQFNVIATSGRAVEACGDINTLVLDKTGTITLGNRLADSFIPLSGRSPEAVARAAWIASYFDNTPEGKSIVRLAESQLTQVDFDWQSATGIDFSARTRMSGTDAADGQEFRKGAVDAIKGFARSRGGTIPPDLEAAFEQVSRLGGTPLAVCIGAEIYGVIYLKDIIKTGIRERFDQLRRMGIRTVMLTGDNHLTASVIAAEAGVDDFIAEATPEDKIAVIQAEQRQGKLVAMTGDGTNDAPALAQANVGLAMNSGTQAAKEAANMVDLDSDPTKLIDVVTIGKQLLITRGALTTFSIANDVAKYFAILPALFIDAGLAPLNVMRLATPRSALLAAMLYNALIIPALIPLALKGVKFRPLTANELLQRNLLLYGVGGLIAPFLAIKAIDWVIFHLGIL